One Nitrospinota bacterium DNA segment encodes these proteins:
- a CDS encoding PilZ domain-containing protein, with translation MAERRRYPRNSGRNRTPVSFVVEGDNGSEVFEGTLVDHSAGGMQIITDAEGMNVGMELYIRINAGDPPVEREVSGKVVWLTNSSREKRIGLEYCYPLLSIPYFF, from the coding sequence ATGGCCGAAAGACGCAGATATCCCAGGAACAGCGGGAGAAACAGGACCCCGGTCTCATTTGTCGTGGAGGGGGACAACGGCAGCGAGGTGTTCGAGGGGACGCTTGTGGATCATTCCGCAGGCGGCATGCAAATCATCACGGACGCCGAAGGGATGAATGTGGGGATGGAACTTTACATCAGGATAAATGCCGGGGATCCGCCAGTCGAAAGAGAAGTGTCCGGCAAGGTTGTCTGGCTCACCAATTCCAGCCGGGAAAAACGGATCGGGCTGGAGTACTGCTATCCGCTGCTGAGCATACCGTATTTTTTCTGA